The DNA region TGAATTATTTTTGGACATTGGTACCATTTCAAAATAGGCAAATGCTCTATCCCATAGGAGGAAGGGGAACTAGACCTAGAATAGGTCTTGGGCCCTATTTTGCAAAAATACTTGATGATTTATGGGTTTTAAATATTGGAGAGATCAAAATTCCAATCGGACTTTTGTGCTTCTATGGTCTGATTGCATTTGGAGTATATACATTATTTAAGAGCAAATGGGGACAAAAAATGCTTGCAGTTGGCGAAAATGAAGACTTTGCATATTTTTCGGGGATAAATGTGGATAAGACAAGGAGAGGCGCTATCATATTATCCACAATAATAGCAGGACTGGGGATATGTGTTTACTCTCAGAGTTATCAATTTGTAGAATTATATGATGCACCACTGATGATGGCGTTTCCAGCTATATCAGCGATACTAATAGGTGGAAGTACCGGAAAGAAAACGAGCATAAAGATGGCTATACTTGGAACGTATTTATTTCAGAGTATTTACCTGCTTTCAGTTCCGCTTGCAAACAAACTATTATTACCTGAAATATCAGAGATACTCAGAATGTTAATAACAAATGCCATCATACTCTATGCACTTTTACAAAATAAGAAAGGGGCGAGTAAAAAATGCGCATAAAAAACAGCCAAATAAAATTTTCAGAAAAGCACGTTTCAAAAGTAGTACCCCTTTGCTTCGTGGTGCTATCGTGGATAGCATTTGAATTGTCAGGTCTAAGTGCTACATTTGTTACAAATCAAGTGATACTCAGATTTATAAGAGATGGTGTTATGGTACTAGCTCTCATAATTCCCATTGTTGCAGGTCTTGGAATAAACTTTGCCATAACGCTTGGAGCTATGCTCACTCAGGGGATAATGATATGCCTTGTGAGTTTGAATATAGTAGGGACTAAGGGTCTGATTTTGACGATGATACTTTCTATAGGACTTTCTATAATACTTGGTCAATTGATAGGTTGGGTTCTAAATAGAGTTAAGGGAAAAGAAATGATTACGACTATAATACTTGGATTTTTGGGAAATAGCGTGTATCAGCTCATATTTCTAGTTGGATTTGGGACTGTAATACCTGTAAAAAATGAAGAAATACTTCTAACTAGAGGCATAGGTGTCAGAAATATGATTGACCTAAAGGGATTTAGAAATACATTAGATCAAATAGGTCTCGTAGAGATAAATTCTATCAAGATACCACTTTTCATGATATTTGTAGTACTGCTATTTTCATTTTTGGTATATTATATATTCAAAACACCATTTGGCCAGAGACTAAAGGCAGTGGGAGAGAGTGAGCATAGAGCAGAGATGCTTGGAATATCAGTTTCCAAAGTTAGAGTTCAGGCTATAGTGCTATCTACTATGATAGCATCACTAGGGCAATTGTTTTTTGTTCAAAATATAGGAATGCTAAATGTATATACGGGACATTTGAAAACAGATATATTTTCAAGTGCAGCACTACTAGCAGGTGGGGCGAGTATAAAGAGTGCAAAGGTTAGACATGCTATAATAGGTATATTTTTATTTCATACATTATTTATAGTGTCACCTCAAGCGGGGCAAAATTTATTCAACAATGCAGCGCTTGGTGAATATTTTAGAAGTTTCGTAGCCTACGGTACTATAGCTTTTGCATTAATAATGAATATGAAGTCTAGACCTGATGAAAAGATTCATGATATAATGTAGAAAATAACGAATGACAAACCACCTCGGTATTGACTTAAGCGGGGTGGTTTTTTGTCAGAAAGAG from Tissierellales bacterium includes:
- a CDS encoding ABC transporter permease codes for the protein MKLFKGPQGIIALFVLTMLAIAATTGMNIATLFNQSLVKLVMNGVLVLSLIPMLNTGVGMNFSLPVGVCGGLLGLCISINFKWSGAFGFFMAIVFSAIVCYLLGLVLSIILNRVKGKEEIAGTFIGFSFIPLMNYFWTLVPFQNRQMLYPIGGRGTRPRIGLGPYFAKILDDLWVLNIGEIKIPIGLLCFYGLIAFGVYTLFKSKWGQKMLAVGENEDFAYFSGINVDKTRRGAIILSTIIAGLGICVYSQSYQFVELYDAPLMMAFPAISAILIGGSTGKKTSIKMAILGTYLFQSIYLLSVPLANKLLLPEISEILRMLITNAIILYALLQNKKGASKKCA
- a CDS encoding ABC transporter permease, translating into MRIKNSQIKFSEKHVSKVVPLCFVVLSWIAFELSGLSATFVTNQVILRFIRDGVMVLALIIPIVAGLGINFAITLGAMLTQGIMICLVSLNIVGTKGLILTMILSIGLSIILGQLIGWVLNRVKGKEMITTIILGFLGNSVYQLIFLVGFGTVIPVKNEEILLTRGIGVRNMIDLKGFRNTLDQIGLVEINSIKIPLFMIFVVLLFSFLVYYIFKTPFGQRLKAVGESEHRAEMLGISVSKVRVQAIVLSTMIASLGQLFFVQNIGMLNVYTGHLKTDIFSSAALLAGGASIKSAKVRHAIIGIFLFHTLFIVSPQAGQNLFNNAALGEYFRSFVAYGTIAFALIMNMKSRPDEKIHDIM